From the genome of Elusimicrobiota bacterium, one region includes:
- a CDS encoding glycosyltransferase family 2 protein, whose translation MTRSPDAMDLSISIVNYNGEIYLSPLLDSIYTRPPSCLFEVFVVDNASSDNSVSLIQRRYPQVKLTINSENTYYAQGTNSNLAMATGRYVLISNNDVMYESDCLDRMVRFMDQHPEIGILGPQVLRMDGSIQESGCRFQTIAFALFEYLFLNYLFPNNPVLRNYSYAGWDRKSLRPVDFVGGACFLIRRSLYEQIGGLDAAHFLFYGEEADYCRRAWQAGWQVVYYPDARVRHHVAGTTRAVEPWAIFRLRHRSLLNYYRKYYGPGVYCFLMPFFAFHTSVVFIRERFRR comes from the coding sequence ATGACACGATCTCCTGACGCCATGGACCTCTCGATTTCCATCGTGAATTACAACGGCGAAATCTATTTAAGCCCATTGCTGGACTCGATCTACACCCGGCCGCCGTCCTGCCTGTTTGAGGTTTTCGTGGTGGATAACGCCTCGAGCGACAACAGCGTATCCTTGATTCAGCGCCGCTACCCGCAGGTCAAACTCACGATCAATTCTGAAAACACGTACTACGCTCAAGGCACGAATAGTAACCTGGCCATGGCCACGGGCCGGTATGTGCTGATTTCAAACAATGACGTGATGTATGAATCGGACTGCCTCGACCGCATGGTCCGGTTTATGGACCAGCATCCGGAGATTGGCATCCTAGGGCCGCAGGTCCTCCGCATGGACGGATCGATCCAGGAAAGCGGCTGCCGCTTTCAAACCATCGCCTTCGCGCTCTTTGAGTACCTCTTTCTGAATTACTTATTTCCAAATAATCCGGTCCTCCGGAACTACTCGTACGCGGGATGGGACCGTAAAAGCCTTCGCCCCGTGGATTTCGTCGGAGGAGCCTGTTTTCTGATCCGCCGGAGCCTCTACGAACAGATCGGCGGCCTGGATGCGGCTCATTTCCTCTTTTACGGGGAAGAGGCCGATTACTGCCGCCGGGCCTGGCAAGCCGGGTGGCAGGTGGTGTATTATCCCGACGCGCGGGTTCGCCACCATGTGGCCGGGACCACGCGAGCCGTTGAACCCTGGGCTATTTTTCGCCTGCGGCACCGGAGTCTGTTGAATTATTACCGGAAATACTACGGTCCGGGCGTCTACTGCTTTTTAATGCCGTTTTTCGCGTTCCACACTTCGGTCGTATTCATCCGGGAGCGGTTTCGACGATGA
- a CDS encoding glycosyltransferase, whose amino-acid sequence MSPRPKIALVHHNLLQNKGGGDFVAAWLLDALHQSFDLSYLTWGQTIDWNALNSYYGTRIDPSRVTTYYCPSLTLLKAHQRPFRLILALYERFVKQLAPRFDLLISTYNEFDFGVPGIQYIHGPSRSTLGAQLYLSQYKESGWRKLYYRLCDQISHFQPDHILQNTTLVNSIWGKDVFQRTYPGTDAEVVYPPVVLPGNNPAPWEQRHTGFLCVGDLLPEKKVDQAVLLIRQLREKGFSVDLHLIGDGKSPYAERVKRMANPAQGIFWEGRLNRAGITSLMNRFQYGIHMRDFEGFGIAIAEMISGGMIPFAHEGGGQAEVLGNDSRILWKDPDDALQKIIRLLQDKALQIAVQTTLLERSREFTLEKFQEKIHQIVERTLTKQSPGPGDCVAIRHPRRSLAGDPRIANDNDGFPARDCGE is encoded by the coding sequence TTGAGCCCGCGCCCGAAAATCGCGCTGGTTCACCACAATCTGCTGCAAAACAAAGGCGGAGGGGATTTTGTCGCGGCCTGGCTCCTCGATGCGCTCCACCAATCGTTTGATCTCTCTTATCTGACCTGGGGACAGACGATCGACTGGAACGCCCTCAACAGCTATTACGGCACACGGATCGACCCCTCCAGGGTCACAACCTATTACTGCCCCTCTTTAACGCTCCTGAAGGCCCACCAAAGGCCTTTCAGGCTGATCCTCGCGCTCTATGAGCGATTCGTCAAGCAGTTGGCTCCGCGGTTCGATCTTCTGATCTCCACGTACAACGAATTTGATTTCGGCGTCCCCGGGATTCAATACATTCACGGTCCTTCCCGCAGCACGCTCGGCGCGCAGCTTTACCTGTCCCAATACAAGGAATCGGGTTGGCGGAAACTGTACTATCGTTTGTGCGATCAGATTTCGCACTTCCAGCCGGATCACATCCTCCAGAATACGACGCTGGTCAATTCGATATGGGGCAAAGACGTATTCCAGCGAACCTACCCCGGAACGGACGCTGAGGTGGTTTACCCGCCGGTGGTTTTGCCCGGAAACAATCCGGCTCCCTGGGAGCAGCGGCATACGGGTTTTCTCTGCGTGGGGGATCTCTTGCCGGAAAAGAAGGTGGATCAGGCGGTCCTGCTGATTCGCCAACTCCGGGAGAAAGGGTTCTCCGTCGATCTGCATCTGATCGGGGACGGGAAAAGCCCTTACGCCGAACGCGTGAAACGGATGGCCAATCCAGCTCAAGGCATTTTCTGGGAGGGCCGGCTCAATCGAGCGGGCATTACCTCCTTAATGAACCGGTTCCAATACGGGATTCATATGCGGGATTTTGAAGGCTTTGGCATCGCCATCGCCGAAATGATCAGCGGGGGAATGATCCCTTTTGCGCATGAGGGAGGGGGACAGGCTGAAGTTCTCGGGAATGATTCACGGATCCTCTGGAAAGATCCCGATGATGCTCTGCAAAAGATCATCCGCCTGCTGCAGGACAAGGCCCTGCAGATCGCCGTTCAAACCACGCTGCTGGAACGATCGCGCGAATTCACCCTCGAGAAATTCCAGGAGAAGATTCACCAGATCGTCGAACGAACCCTCACAAAACAGTCCCCTGGACCTGGAGACTGTGTCGCAATTCGTCATCCCCGGCGGTCGCTGGCCGGGGATCCAAGAATTGCGAACGACAATGATGGATTCCCCGCCAGAGACTGCGGGGAATGA
- a CDS encoding class I SAM-dependent methyltransferase, with protein sequence MRQTVERASQPLKYDRPAGLALNEGYPWAADKQALAWIPESSRVLELGCSTGYMGRYLVQTKKCSVVGVEQDAASAARAQAYEKVIVGDLDDPAVLESLPGSFDVIVCLSILEHLNDPLDVLRRLKTKLEPQGKLIIALPNIAHWSIRWNLLLGRFHYQPTGILDETHLRFFNSRTARELVMKAGYIVQAFSIDPDMGIPFLQPIIRRIPVIGWPLLWKAYNVFPNLFGYQILIQAGIP encoded by the coding sequence ATGAGACAAACCGTGGAACGGGCTTCTCAGCCTTTGAAATATGATCGCCCGGCAGGATTAGCCCTGAATGAAGGATACCCATGGGCCGCGGATAAACAGGCGCTGGCCTGGATCCCTGAATCCTCGCGCGTTCTGGAATTGGGTTGTTCAACCGGCTACATGGGGCGGTATCTGGTTCAAACGAAAAAATGCTCCGTCGTTGGCGTTGAGCAAGACGCCGCCTCCGCGGCACGGGCACAAGCCTACGAAAAGGTCATCGTGGGGGACCTGGACGACCCGGCGGTCCTCGAAAGCCTCCCGGGGAGCTTTGACGTCATTGTCTGCCTGTCGATTCTGGAACACTTGAATGACCCGCTGGACGTCTTACGACGGCTCAAAACCAAATTAGAACCGCAGGGGAAACTCATCATCGCTCTCCCCAACATCGCCCATTGGTCCATCCGGTGGAATTTGTTACTGGGACGCTTTCATTATCAGCCCACCGGAATCCTGGATGAAACCCATTTACGATTTTTTAACTCTCGAACCGCCCGGGAATTGGTCATGAAAGCGGGGTATATCGTTCAGGCCTTCTCGATAGATCCCGATATGGGAATCCCATTCCTGCAACCTATCATCCGGCGGATCCCGGTCATCGGCTGGCCGCTCTTGTGGAAAGCCTATAACGTGTTTCCAAATCTTTTCGGGTATCAGATCCTCATCCAGGCTGGAATCCCTTGA
- a CDS encoding flippase produces MTSSKSINPPSFTSPANNIGASAILLGGGQFLTRLINFGWMIYFAKHLGPSDFGLYNTTMSFVALVLPVSNFGISLAVIREATRRAAEAPKLFGSFFWIRLLSSLVLWTGLMIVLPVLGYPQFMWKVFLLAGAHLAVTTITQVGEAIYIAHQRTSYLWATQLASAIGWALLGFCVLSNGKGLNWLFGAMVLNSVLIAAAHAWVVKHRFEWPDFTLDRTTMVRELKEGAPMGGVSLFNTAGEKLDRVLLSLFCAPLIVGYYSLASILMLTVVETVWHPFMTVLYPIMSRAGVHHDVDLPWICRKAILWTAVLAFPATATLLFFSSTIVQRIWGMAYEPTGRLLALLACCLPFVAWNRIFGNLLITSHEEKAYFQINAGTFVMTLSLNCLLMPRFGADAAAWVFILSQVVQSGLYFLVIRKRIHRIWEPLRLTAVLGTTLLCFAPLLWVPHRLVAFLIIIPIFIITLYWKLFDEEDRTLAKRWTRHLLQIPTAVVLP; encoded by the coding sequence ATGACATCCTCAAAGTCGATTAATCCGCCGTCATTCACGTCCCCGGCTAACAATATCGGCGCCAGCGCGATTCTGCTGGGCGGCGGCCAGTTTTTAACGCGGCTCATCAATTTCGGCTGGATGATCTATTTTGCCAAGCATCTGGGGCCGTCGGATTTTGGTTTATACAACACGACGATGAGTTTTGTGGCGCTGGTTTTACCCGTCTCGAATTTCGGCATCAGCCTGGCGGTCATCCGGGAGGCGACCCGGCGCGCTGCTGAGGCGCCGAAATTATTTGGCTCGTTTTTCTGGATCCGTTTGCTCTCGAGCCTTGTCCTCTGGACCGGGCTGATGATTGTCCTGCCGGTTCTGGGATATCCCCAGTTCATGTGGAAAGTATTTTTGCTGGCCGGCGCTCACCTGGCCGTGACAACCATCACCCAGGTCGGCGAAGCGATCTATATCGCGCATCAGAGAACAAGCTATCTCTGGGCCACCCAACTCGCTTCGGCCATCGGGTGGGCGTTGCTGGGGTTCTGCGTTTTAAGCAACGGGAAAGGCCTGAACTGGCTGTTCGGGGCGATGGTCTTGAATAGCGTTCTCATCGCCGCCGCCCACGCGTGGGTCGTGAAGCATCGCTTTGAATGGCCGGACTTTACGCTGGATCGAACCACCATGGTCCGTGAATTGAAAGAGGGCGCGCCCATGGGCGGCGTGTCCTTGTTTAACACCGCCGGCGAAAAACTGGACCGGGTCCTTTTATCGCTTTTCTGCGCGCCGCTGATTGTCGGCTATTACAGTCTGGCGTCGATCTTAATGTTGACGGTGGTTGAAACCGTCTGGCACCCCTTTATGACGGTACTTTATCCCATTATGTCCCGGGCCGGCGTCCATCACGACGTCGACCTTCCCTGGATCTGCCGGAAAGCGATTTTGTGGACGGCCGTCCTGGCCTTTCCGGCCACCGCGACACTGCTGTTCTTCTCATCAACCATCGTGCAGCGGATCTGGGGAATGGCTTATGAACCGACCGGCCGGCTGCTGGCTCTTCTCGCCTGCTGCCTTCCCTTCGTGGCCTGGAACAGGATCTTCGGCAATCTCCTCATCACCTCCCATGAGGAAAAAGCTTACTTCCAGATCAACGCCGGAACGTTTGTCATGACGCTCTCGCTCAATTGCCTCTTGATGCCCCGTTTTGGAGCGGACGCCGCGGCCTGGGTTTTCATTCTCTCCCAAGTCGTACAATCCGGGCTGTACTTCCTCGTCATTCGAAAACGAATTCACCGCATCTGGGAACCTCTTCGATTGACCGCTGTGCTGGGCACCACCCTGCTCTGTTTTGCCCCGCTTCTCTGGGTCCCGCACCGTTTAGTCGCCTTCTTGATCATCATCCCGATTTTTATAATCACCCTGTATTGGAAGCTTTTCGACGAAGAAGACCGCACCCTGGCCAAACGCTGGACGCGGCATCTTCTTCAAATTCCAACGGCGGTCGTGCTCCCATGA
- a CDS encoding bifunctional glycosyltransferase/class I SAM-dependent methyltransferase has product MKLLVGIPAFNVAPHIEDVLRRIDRNAVSEILVVDDGSTDATPAVLKTIPGLTVIRHPSNQGYGATQKTLLRYFQEHYQDAGNDVLVFLHGDGEMKPEEIPDLLEPLRNDPSLDICFGSRPLRARQESRDDSTHRPQWKRWMDAGITSFLNQLLGLRFSTYFGGFRAIRLSAAQKLCVDHLDNRHFFDQQLIVQTGKLGFRIQEVPISNVETGGLSNYSKLKVGLALLRMAFWPATFWKTTRQRSSCMVCGSDAWRLWISPNTAPARITNIHSDEFGLALSLFRCAACGFIRVDPREMPGDIEAGYETFSDPVYLSEKDSRVQAFQPIVEQLARESPPPAKLLEIGSGAGFFLKAAHDRGYRAVGIEPSRERCRYAVEQLGLDVRQGTYDRAAVPESGFDIVVMADVFEHVLDPDQLMRYISGKLRPGGYLLMIDPDVDSWMARGLKQRWWGINKVHFHYIGRRTIQSLLGRYGLQTLRIQTFPHVFTLVHWSRFLRNYQKWMADAFDRLIKALHLGHHRIRLNAFDFITILARKSE; this is encoded by the coding sequence ATGAAGCTGTTAGTTGGGATACCGGCTTTTAATGTCGCCCCGCACATCGAAGACGTTCTGCGCCGTATTGACCGAAACGCCGTCTCCGAAATACTGGTCGTTGACGATGGCAGCACCGATGCCACTCCGGCCGTCCTGAAAACAATCCCAGGCCTCACAGTGATTCGACACCCGTCGAATCAAGGATATGGCGCCACGCAGAAGACCCTTCTGCGGTATTTCCAGGAACACTATCAGGATGCCGGCAACGATGTGCTCGTTTTTCTTCACGGCGACGGGGAAATGAAGCCGGAGGAAATCCCCGACTTGCTGGAGCCTCTCCGGAACGATCCGTCGCTGGATATCTGCTTCGGCTCACGGCCTCTTCGGGCCCGGCAGGAATCCCGGGACGATTCGACCCATCGCCCCCAATGGAAGCGCTGGATGGATGCCGGCATTACCTCCTTCCTGAATCAACTCCTCGGCCTGCGATTTTCGACATACTTTGGCGGGTTTCGAGCCATCCGGTTGTCGGCGGCCCAAAAGCTCTGTGTCGACCATCTGGATAACCGTCATTTCTTTGACCAGCAGTTGATTGTCCAGACAGGCAAACTCGGATTTCGGATACAGGAAGTCCCTATATCCAACGTCGAAACAGGCGGGTTATCGAATTACAGCAAACTGAAAGTGGGCTTGGCTCTGCTTCGGATGGCCTTCTGGCCGGCAACGTTCTGGAAGACCACCCGACAAAGAAGCAGCTGCATGGTCTGCGGTTCCGACGCGTGGCGCTTATGGATCAGTCCGAACACAGCCCCCGCTCGAATTACCAACATTCACAGCGATGAGTTCGGCCTGGCGCTGAGCCTCTTCCGGTGCGCGGCGTGTGGGTTTATCCGCGTGGATCCCCGGGAAATGCCCGGCGACATTGAAGCGGGCTACGAAACATTTTCGGATCCTGTCTACCTGAGCGAAAAAGACAGCCGGGTCCAGGCCTTTCAGCCGATCGTCGAGCAACTGGCGCGAGAGAGCCCACCGCCGGCCAAGCTACTTGAAATCGGGAGCGGCGCCGGGTTCTTTCTGAAGGCCGCGCACGACCGGGGCTACCGCGCCGTCGGCATCGAGCCCAGCCGGGAACGCTGCCGGTATGCCGTCGAGCAATTGGGGCTGGACGTGCGCCAGGGAACTTACGATCGGGCCGCTGTCCCGGAATCCGGTTTTGACATTGTCGTCATGGCGGATGTTTTTGAGCACGTCCTGGATCCGGATCAGCTCATGCGATACATCTCGGGAAAATTGCGCCCGGGCGGATACCTGCTGATGATCGATCCGGATGTGGACAGCTGGATGGCGCGAGGCCTGAAACAGCGCTGGTGGGGAATCAACAAAGTCCACTTCCATTACATCGGCCGCCGGACCATCCAATCCTTGCTCGGCCGTTATGGTCTGCAGACCCTCCGGATTCAGACGTTTCCTCACGTCTTCACACTCGTACACTGGTCACGTTTTTTAAGGAATTACCAGAAATGGATGGCCGACGCGTTTGACCGGCTGATCAAGGCCCTGCATCTGGGACATCATCGAATCCGGCTGAACGCGTTTGATTTCATAACGATTCTAGCCAGAAAAAGTGAATGA
- a CDS encoding NAD-dependent epimerase/dehydratase family protein — protein sequence MKRVLVTGAFGFLGSHLAEALLDRGDDVILVDNFQNNVIAKDFFSKYKNLNVLTIPCSDFTSDKKIDEIYHCASVVGPAGVLPFAGRIGPLMVNDGKHMMELAATHKARLLFVSTSEIYGRDGFFSEDVPKIVPIITSARLEYAIGKLLCEIMLINRQRSHGDIQFNIVRPFNIAGPRQSPKGGFVLPRFLLQALHNEPLTVFGSGNQIRCFTHVLDIVSGIFAIMNSDRVNEVFNVGNPANLTTIHDLANLVKQITGTPAAIQKVDPKQIYGSLYEEAFDKIPDSTKLTTAVKWQPTRSLRIVVEDTLTFYRDHPELTQQPLAAAR from the coding sequence ATGAAACGCGTATTAGTTACGGGGGCGTTCGGATTTCTGGGCTCCCATCTGGCCGAAGCACTTCTGGACCGGGGCGACGACGTTATCCTGGTCGACAATTTTCAAAATAACGTTATCGCGAAGGATTTCTTCAGCAAATATAAAAACCTGAACGTTTTAACGATCCCGTGCTCGGATTTTACGTCGGACAAGAAAATCGACGAAATTTATCATTGCGCCAGCGTGGTCGGGCCGGCCGGTGTATTGCCCTTTGCGGGCCGGATCGGGCCGCTGATGGTGAACGACGGAAAGCACATGATGGAACTCGCCGCCACTCACAAGGCGAGGCTGCTATTTGTTTCCACGTCGGAGATCTATGGCCGGGACGGGTTTTTTTCCGAAGATGTGCCGAAAATCGTTCCCATTATCACGAGCGCCCGTCTCGAGTACGCCATCGGCAAACTCCTCTGCGAGATCATGCTGATCAATCGCCAACGGTCTCACGGGGATATTCAATTCAACATCGTACGCCCCTTTAACATCGCCGGGCCGCGCCAGAGCCCGAAAGGCGGATTTGTCCTGCCGCGATTCCTCTTGCAGGCGTTGCACAACGAGCCCTTAACGGTTTTCGGATCCGGAAATCAGATCCGGTGTTTCACGCATGTCCTGGATATCGTCAGCGGCATTTTCGCGATTATGAACTCCGATCGCGTGAATGAAGTATTTAACGTTGGGAACCCCGCCAACCTTACCACGATTCATGATCTGGCCAACCTGGTCAAACAAATCACAGGGACCCCGGCAGCCATCCAGAAGGTGGACCCCAAACAGATCTACGGATCGCTCTACGAAGAAGCCTTTGACAAAATCCCGGACAGCACCAAATTGACAACGGCTGTGAAATGGCAACCCACCCGCAGTCTGCGCATCGTGGTTGAAGATACGCTGACGTTTTACCGGGATCATCCTGAACTCACTCAACAACCCCTCGCTGCCGCTCGATGA
- a CDS encoding lysylphosphatidylglycerol synthase transmembrane domain-containing protein has product MKKRLLFGFALAGVCLYYACRGLSIREMATSFSLANPRWILLAVGIYTIGFFLRALRWTILLEPIKMIPASQLFAPLAIGFFANNILPFRMGEFVRAHVTGRKFRISRTTSLGTVLLERICDTLSFLTTFAVVAIFFPFPASVEKGAAALGTSCALVIAVLIIIMRHQERFHVIVDRLPMKPAWRLKIHEAVSHFAHGVSGMRQLRHVFRALALSLVIWTIEGTMLYLMARAFQVPLHYPQSFFLLFFLGLSVTLPQAPGYVGTMELFGVTALALLGIPKQQGLPLILAIHGTQFIYICLFGAWAMWHEGLSVQSLMAKRDPATDPE; this is encoded by the coding sequence ATGAAAAAACGGCTCTTATTTGGTTTTGCTCTTGCCGGGGTATGTCTTTATTACGCCTGCCGGGGTCTTTCCATCCGGGAGATGGCCACGTCTTTCTCTCTGGCGAATCCGCGATGGATTCTGTTGGCTGTTGGAATTTACACGATTGGATTCTTTCTTCGAGCTCTGCGATGGACGATTTTGCTCGAACCCATCAAGATGATTCCGGCTTCTCAGCTCTTCGCCCCTCTGGCGATCGGCTTTTTTGCGAATAATATCCTGCCCTTCCGCATGGGGGAATTTGTCAGAGCCCATGTGACCGGGAGAAAATTCCGGATTTCACGCACCACCAGCTTGGGAACGGTTCTCCTCGAACGGATCTGCGACACGCTCAGTTTTCTGACCACATTTGCGGTCGTGGCCATTTTTTTCCCGTTTCCGGCATCGGTTGAAAAAGGCGCGGCGGCTCTGGGGACCTCCTGCGCGCTGGTGATTGCTGTCTTGATCATCATCATGCGGCATCAGGAACGGTTTCATGTGATCGTGGACCGGCTGCCGATGAAACCGGCCTGGCGTCTCAAAATACACGAGGCGGTGAGCCATTTCGCCCACGGGGTATCCGGCATGCGGCAATTACGGCATGTGTTCCGGGCGCTGGCGTTATCCCTCGTGATCTGGACAATCGAAGGAACGATGCTCTATCTGATGGCGCGGGCCTTCCAGGTCCCTTTGCATTATCCGCAAAGCTTCTTCCTGCTTTTCTTTCTGGGTCTTTCCGTCACGCTGCCGCAGGCCCCGGGCTATGTGGGGACCATGGAGCTCTTTGGCGTGACCGCGCTCGCGCTGCTGGGCATCCCCAAGCAACAAGGACTGCCGCTGATTCTGGCCATTCATGGAACGCAGTTTATCTATATCTGCCTGTTCGGGGCCTGGGCCATGTGGCATGAAGGCCTGTCGGTCCAGTCCTTGATGGCTAAACGTGACCCCGCCACCGACCCAGAATAA
- a CDS encoding nucleotidyl transferase AbiEii/AbiGii toxin family protein, which yields MNEAVARMLARYETRTVDNRVQALREILQEIALLGLWRSKFFEKAAFYGGTSLRLLYGLDRFSEDLDFSLLRPMPGLHTAGDPARRACGGPGFDLRQYTGALEREIASFGFDVRLEKKEKTAESKVQSAFLKADTVRHLLMIKTAEPLLRKIPYGQTIKIRLEVDTDPPPGFETENKFLLHPIPFGVRTYVLPDLFAGKMHAVLCRKWKNRVKGRDWYDLVWYAANHPKLHAAHLAQRMIQSDDLKPGLSVTRDRFLSLANAAVDQLDVAMARKEVEPFVKNPETLGAWSPAFFRDILQRIALI from the coding sequence ATGAATGAAGCGGTGGCCCGAATGCTCGCCCGCTACGAAACCCGGACGGTGGATAATCGCGTCCAGGCGCTGCGGGAAATCCTCCAAGAGATCGCCCTTCTGGGCCTCTGGCGAAGCAAGTTTTTCGAGAAAGCGGCTTTCTATGGCGGGACATCGCTCAGGCTTCTCTATGGGCTCGACCGGTTTTCCGAAGATCTGGACTTTTCGCTCCTTCGGCCGATGCCGGGTCTTCACACTGCCGGCGACCCGGCCCGCCGGGCGTGTGGAGGGCCGGGTTTCGATCTGCGGCAGTATACGGGCGCCCTGGAGCGGGAAATCGCCTCGTTCGGGTTCGATGTGCGGCTGGAAAAGAAGGAGAAAACAGCCGAGAGCAAAGTCCAGTCCGCCTTCCTCAAGGCCGACACCGTCAGACACCTCCTGATGATTAAAACCGCCGAACCGCTCCTGCGAAAGATTCCTTACGGGCAGACCATCAAGATCCGCCTCGAAGTCGACACCGATCCGCCGCCAGGATTCGAAACGGAAAATAAGTTCCTGCTGCATCCTATCCCGTTTGGTGTCCGCACCTATGTCCTCCCGGATCTTTTCGCGGGAAAGATGCATGCGGTCCTTTGTCGAAAGTGGAAGAACCGGGTCAAGGGCCGCGACTGGTACGATCTGGTGTGGTATGCGGCCAATCACCCGAAACTGCATGCGGCGCATCTGGCGCAGCGCATGATCCAGAGCGACGATCTGAAACCGGGCCTTTCCGTGACGCGCGACCGTTTCCTCTCCCTGGCCAACGCGGCCGTTGATCAGTTGGACGTCGCGATGGCCAGAAAAGAAGTCGAACCCTTTGTGAAAAACCCGGAGACCCTGGGCGCTTGGTCGCCGGCGTTTTTTCGCGACATACTGCAACGGATCGCACTGATTTAA
- a CDS encoding O-antigen ligase family protein: protein MINASKLTERYGLSFLLVLGFCLQGAKTPLSFCVWATPLLLLIVPLMTTNNVVNKSSPADLRIEFLLLFLILLSFFGSRDISASLFWTTQALVYWVLWITLKMHPKLLKQDDLFWHVCSLLVALSALKTLWEWHQGLWSFSSGFLPINRIFNALWMTALSFGLLARWQRPGTDKKRWSNRLELLLAIGLLFIVVQGPSRSAFLASIAGVMYLGRPWLTARRVLIGCVAGVVIALGIPPIQTVIARHLRTNEVQGRIPIWGIAIKAIADNPLMGYGAGNFEMAYQRYAFPIETDPIRFGRTTQFAHNEYLQLASEYGLGTAVLFLTALAGLFWKYGGKRGTHHPEAYVALLVMAMGSLTNIVWHMPFLVFLSLVWAATLYHDSQKRISTTPTPVAGLCLVSVCLWGLLGSLALRDHWAQNQRWDRLARWEPWDAEAWHQLSLQQQDAGSAVAFHKKSVRLSPWQLYYRESFGRALEATQRLDDLPQALSQYHTALQLAPGRATNALALGRIHFRMGDPSAALSWFERARQFEPRYWETDLWMARCYRALGQKRHAIKLLENLQARYNREGFSPSADFSDYDRAILSYDPSVVAKQLAQWRF from the coding sequence ATGATAAACGCTTCTAAACTGACGGAACGATACGGCCTCTCCTTCCTTCTGGTCCTTGGGTTTTGCCTTCAAGGAGCCAAAACACCGCTGTCCTTTTGTGTCTGGGCAACACCGCTCCTCCTCTTGATCGTTCCTTTGATGACAACCAATAACGTAGTCAACAAGTCATCCCCTGCGGATCTGCGCATAGAATTTCTTCTGCTTTTTTTGATTCTTTTATCCTTCTTCGGATCCCGTGATATAAGCGCCAGCCTCTTCTGGACAACCCAAGCATTGGTTTATTGGGTTCTGTGGATCACCCTGAAAATGCATCCAAAGCTTCTGAAGCAAGACGACCTTTTTTGGCATGTCTGCTCTCTATTGGTAGCCCTGAGCGCGCTGAAGACGCTGTGGGAGTGGCATCAAGGACTATGGAGTTTCAGCTCTGGTTTTTTACCCATCAACCGGATTTTTAATGCCCTATGGATGACCGCTCTTTCGTTCGGTCTTTTAGCTCGATGGCAGCGCCCAGGGACCGACAAAAAGCGATGGTCAAACCGCCTTGAACTTCTTTTGGCGATCGGACTCCTTTTCATTGTTGTCCAAGGCCCTTCTCGAAGCGCCTTTTTGGCTTCCATCGCAGGCGTGATGTATCTGGGACGTCCCTGGTTAACAGCGCGTCGCGTTTTGATCGGATGCGTCGCAGGGGTCGTGATCGCTTTGGGGATTCCTCCGATACAAACCGTGATCGCTCGCCATTTGCGAACCAATGAGGTCCAGGGCCGGATACCGATCTGGGGGATCGCCATTAAAGCCATTGCAGACAACCCTCTCATGGGTTATGGAGCGGGCAATTTCGAGATGGCTTATCAACGCTATGCCTTCCCGATCGAAACGGACCCGATCCGCTTTGGCCGCACCACCCAATTTGCGCACAATGAATATCTCCAGCTGGCCAGCGAATATGGGCTGGGCACCGCGGTCTTGTTTTTGACCGCACTCGCCGGGCTGTTCTGGAAATACGGGGGGAAGAGAGGCACCCATCACCCGGAAGCGTATGTCGCTCTGCTGGTGATGGCGATGGGCAGCTTAACCAATATCGTCTGGCATATGCCGTTTCTTGTTTTTTTATCGCTGGTTTGGGCGGCTACCCTTTATCATGATTCTCAAAAAAGGATCAGCACGACCCCCACCCCCGTTGCCGGACTCTGTCTGGTGTCCGTCTGTCTCTGGGGACTCCTCGGGAGTCTGGCTTTACGAGACCACTGGGCCCAAAATCAACGGTGGGACCGGCTGGCCCGGTGGGAACCCTGGGACGCCGAAGCGTGGCATCAGTTGAGCCTGCAACAACAGGATGCCGGATCCGCTGTTGCGTTTCACAAAAAATCAGTGCGTCTGTCGCCTTGGCAATTGTATTACCGGGAGTCGTTTGGCCGCGCGCTGGAAGCCACTCAGCGATTGGACGATTTACCTCAAGCCCTTTCCCAATATCACACAGCGCTTCAATTGGCCCCCGGTCGAGCGACCAACGCGCTGGCTCTGGGCCGCATTCATTTCCGAATGGGTGATCCATCGGCCGCGCTGTCGTGGTTTGAAAGAGCCCGCCAGTTCGAGCCGCGCTATTGGGAGACGGACCTTTGGATGGCCCGTTGCTATCGCGCCCTGGGGCAGAAACGGCACGCCATTAAGCTCCTGGAAAATCTACAAGCTCGATACAACCGGGAGGGATTCTCCCCGTCGGCGGATTTCTCCGATTACGACCGGGCGATTCTTTCCTATGACCCTTCCGTCGTCGCCAAACAACTGGCGCAGTGGCGATTCTAA